One Nitrospina watsonii DNA segment encodes these proteins:
- a CDS encoding tyrosine-type recombinase/integrase, producing the protein MALKFTKLTRPNIRKLPPEGRLHEHGITFDRLANGDGKYSVNIMVDGQRVHRVIGKESEGVTRKQAEEFIEQVRSDARKGRLNLPKGRKTILQFDQAAEMYLKRMEEEGGKDLKMKKMRMNQNLVPFFKSKPVVQISSFDIERYKKKRVDAKVTPSTVNRDLAVLSHLFNKGIEWGWWDHRPARIKRFKENPGRITYLAPDQAARLIEAAKEDQSPHIYPFIVVGLGTGMRRMEILSIRLEHIDLDRKTIYIPNAKAGARTQPMTNELAEFLRGYVETAEPGQEWLFPALGSKTGHTVAIERPFRRVVKSAKLDPEKVVRHTLRHTAITHLVQAGVDLPTVKRISGHKTLSMVEKYAHQNGAHIEAAMDKLQDRLKAAN; encoded by the coding sequence ATGGCTCTTAAATTCACAAAACTCACCCGCCCGAATATCCGGAAGCTTCCTCCCGAAGGCCGTCTCCATGAGCACGGCATCACCTTTGATCGTCTGGCCAATGGGGATGGCAAATACTCCGTAAACATCATGGTGGACGGGCAACGGGTCCACCGGGTTATCGGCAAGGAATCGGAAGGCGTCACCCGCAAGCAGGCGGAAGAATTTATTGAGCAGGTCCGGTCCGATGCGCGGAAAGGCCGTTTGAATCTGCCCAAAGGCCGGAAGACCATTCTCCAGTTCGACCAGGCGGCGGAAATGTATCTCAAGAGGATGGAAGAAGAAGGCGGCAAGGATTTGAAGATGAAAAAAATGCGTATGAATCAAAACCTGGTCCCTTTCTTCAAAAGCAAGCCGGTGGTGCAGATCAGTTCGTTTGATATAGAGCGGTACAAGAAAAAGCGGGTGGATGCGAAGGTAACTCCGAGCACGGTGAACCGGGATTTGGCGGTTCTTTCTCATTTGTTCAATAAGGGGATTGAGTGGGGATGGTGGGATCACCGGCCCGCCCGGATCAAACGGTTCAAGGAGAATCCGGGGCGCATCACTTACCTGGCTCCGGATCAGGCCGCGCGGTTGATAGAAGCGGCAAAGGAAGACCAGAGTCCTCATATTTATCCGTTCATTGTGGTCGGCCTGGGCACCGGCATGCGTCGCATGGAAATCCTGTCTATCCGGCTGGAGCATATCGACCTGGACCGGAAAACCATTTACATTCCCAATGCCAAGGCGGGGGCCAGAACGCAACCCATGACCAATGAACTGGCAGAGTTCTTAAGAGGGTATGTTGAGACGGCGGAGCCGGGTCAGGAATGGTTGTTTCCCGCCCTTGGTTCCAAGACCGGGCATACGGTGGCAATTGAAAGGCCGTTTCGCCGGGTTGTCAAGAGCGCGAAGCTGGACCCGGAGAAGGTGGTCCGGCACACCTTGCGCCATACCGCGATCACTCATTTGGTCCAGGCAGGCGTGGACCTGCCCACCGTGAAACGGATCAGCGGCCACAAAACCCTGTCCATGGTGGAGAAGTACGCGCACCAGAACGGAGCCCACATCGAAGCCGCTATGGATAAGCTCCAGGACCGGCTCAAGGCGGCGAATTAA
- a CDS encoding TIGR03545 family protein, which translates to MKPKTGFIRWWGLIPFVVAVGLIAGFVLLFLDSLIKDTIEDQGSQALGAQVDVGSVKTSLMNHSIQIRGIQIANAENLDENIVEVGNFTFDFDLNQAFSKKLIVDELTAEGIAFNTKRKTPARPVKKPVKEKEEPEAKPDDSGSGPGFAGFDPLKGMKFQSPQDILKNEKLETLERIQQVKGDVEATKNKWQDVVQNQLGKNALDEFKQKIDGIQTRAKSISGPGDIQALTADIQSLRGDIQSKVDQVRNLKSELKAETEKARSLVKDLKDLPQKDIARLKNKYSLDLKGGTGLVGALIAGPFKEQLDKGRRYYEKLKPYLNKKKEPVVPEPETPARGKGLTIEFLKPKPTPDLLVRHGTLSLTLLGQTVSGDIKDLSDNQKIHGQPMRVKLDAANNERFKRFALDLTVDRTGTSARDTLETRIDALKLTDFKTGKAVKVEQGGANIAGTLNIVSEQALTGNVHVQARDMDLKWTQADSGEVGDILQKTLSSVNRFYLKLLLSGTVDDYALKVESDLNQTLNRAIRGVFDDKVKDFEGKLKSAILEKTQGPLKDSAGSLASLVDLQKMLNSKESSYENLLGEVTEKALLPKLKLPGKAGDLLKDFKLPF; encoded by the coding sequence ATGAAACCCAAAACCGGATTCATTCGCTGGTGGGGACTCATCCCGTTCGTCGTCGCGGTCGGGCTGATCGCCGGATTCGTGCTGCTGTTTCTCGACAGCCTCATTAAAGATACGATCGAAGACCAGGGCTCGCAGGCCCTGGGCGCGCAGGTCGATGTCGGTTCCGTCAAGACGTCACTCATGAACCATTCCATCCAGATTCGCGGTATCCAGATCGCCAATGCCGAAAACCTGGATGAGAACATCGTCGAAGTTGGCAACTTCACCTTCGATTTCGACCTCAATCAGGCATTCTCCAAAAAATTGATCGTCGATGAGCTGACCGCCGAGGGCATCGCCTTCAATACGAAACGCAAAACCCCGGCGCGTCCGGTTAAAAAACCTGTGAAGGAAAAAGAAGAGCCGGAAGCCAAACCGGACGATAGCGGCTCCGGTCCCGGGTTTGCCGGGTTCGATCCCTTGAAAGGCATGAAGTTCCAATCGCCCCAGGACATCCTTAAAAACGAGAAGCTGGAAACGCTGGAACGCATTCAACAGGTCAAGGGCGATGTCGAGGCGACGAAAAACAAATGGCAGGATGTGGTCCAGAACCAGCTGGGCAAGAACGCGCTGGACGAGTTCAAGCAAAAGATCGATGGCATCCAAACGCGGGCGAAAAGCATTTCCGGTCCGGGCGATATCCAGGCCCTCACCGCCGACATCCAAAGCCTGCGCGGCGACATCCAGAGTAAGGTCGATCAGGTCAGAAATCTTAAATCGGAGCTGAAAGCGGAAACGGAAAAAGCCCGCTCGCTGGTCAAAGACCTCAAGGACCTGCCGCAAAAAGACATCGCCCGATTGAAGAACAAGTATTCTCTGGACCTCAAGGGCGGCACGGGGCTGGTCGGAGCGTTGATCGCCGGACCGTTCAAAGAGCAACTCGACAAGGGCCGCCGCTATTATGAAAAACTGAAGCCGTATCTCAATAAGAAAAAGGAACCGGTGGTGCCGGAACCGGAAACTCCGGCCCGCGGCAAAGGCTTGACCATCGAGTTTCTGAAACCCAAACCCACACCCGATCTGCTGGTGCGGCACGGCACGCTGTCACTCACCCTGCTCGGCCAGACCGTTTCCGGCGATATCAAAGACCTGTCCGACAACCAGAAAATCCACGGACAGCCCATGCGGGTCAAACTGGACGCCGCCAACAATGAGCGGTTCAAACGTTTCGCACTGGACCTCACCGTGGACCGTACCGGCACCTCCGCACGGGATACCCTGGAGACGCGCATCGATGCCTTGAAGCTGACCGATTTCAAAACCGGCAAGGCCGTGAAGGTGGAACAGGGTGGCGCCAATATCGCAGGCACGCTGAACATCGTTAGCGAACAGGCACTCACCGGCAACGTCCACGTGCAGGCGCGCGATATGGACTTGAAGTGGACGCAGGCGGACAGTGGCGAAGTCGGAGACATCCTGCAAAAGACCCTGTCGTCGGTCAACCGGTTCTACCTCAAACTCCTGCTGTCGGGCACGGTGGACGATTATGCGTTGAAGGTGGAGTCCGACCTCAACCAGACTCTGAACCGCGCCATCCGTGGCGTGTTCGATGACAAGGTGAAGGATTTCGAAGGCAAACTGAAATCGGCGATCCTGGAGAAAACACAGGGACCACTTAAGGATTCCGCGGGCAGCCTGGCCAGCCTGGTGGACCTGCAGAAGATGCTGAACTCCAAGGAATCTTCTTACGAAAACCTGCTGGGCGAAGTCACCGAGAAAGCGCTGCTGCCCAAGCTCAAACTGCCGGGCAAGGCGGGCGACCTGCTGAAAGATTTCAAACTGCCGTTCTGA
- a CDS encoding helix-turn-helix domain-containing protein, giving the protein MTKSIEVTIFPDGRLDTTNASEYLGLSQKTLAMMRCQGNGPAFIKRGRIFYYKEDLDAWLQEGGKLSSTSQKRFPE; this is encoded by the coding sequence ATGACTAAAAGCATTGAAGTTACGATTTTCCCAGACGGGCGGCTGGATACGACTAATGCGTCAGAATATTTGGGCTTGAGCCAAAAAACTCTGGCCATGATGCGGTGCCAAGGCAATGGTCCTGCCTTCATCAAACGAGGCCGGATCTTCTATTACAAAGAGGATCTGGACGCCTGGCTCCAGGAAGGCGGCAAACTTTCCAGCACTTCTCAAAAGCGGTTTCCTGAATAA
- a CDS encoding FKBP-type peptidyl-prolyl cis-trans isomerase, with amino-acid sequence MIKKDSVVTLSYSLKNNDGTELDQAGADQPLVYLHGNGQIIPGLETNLEGLNSGDKKDVSIQPEEAYGNVNPSLVMEIERKNFPPDVDIQPGMQFSADMGEKQQIFTVLSVGENEVKIDANHPLAGETLHFSIEVLEVRDATKEELEHGHAHTGNEHNH; translated from the coding sequence ATGATTAAGAAGGATTCTGTCGTCACCCTGAGCTATTCACTGAAAAACAACGACGGTACGGAGCTGGACCAGGCCGGAGCGGACCAGCCCCTGGTATACCTTCATGGCAACGGGCAGATCATTCCGGGTTTGGAAACCAACCTGGAAGGCCTGAACTCCGGAGACAAGAAAGACGTCTCCATCCAGCCGGAAGAAGCTTACGGCAACGTCAACCCCAGCCTGGTCATGGAGATCGAGCGCAAGAATTTCCCGCCGGATGTGGACATCCAGCCGGGCATGCAGTTTTCCGCCGACATGGGCGAGAAGCAGCAGATCTTCACCGTCCTGTCTGTTGGCGAAAACGAGGTTAAAATCGACGCCAACCACCCGCTGGCCGGGGAAACCCTCCACTTCTCCATCGAAGTTCTGGAAGTGCGGGACGCCACCAAAGAAGAGTTGGAACACGGACACGCCCATACCGGCAACGAACACAACCATTGA
- a CDS encoding TIGR03546 family protein, producing the protein MFSRIIKVLKALNSSQRPWQISVALVLGAVAGLTPLLSLHNLVVLLLAFFININFSMFLLSLAGCTLFAFALDPLFHQIGYGLLTAEGLQGFWTQFFSCPVFLLGNLNNTLVMGSLVVSLGLGIPLIFVLNKMVVKYRLAFNGLIDRIPFLKFLKIPDTVESAA; encoded by the coding sequence ATGTTCAGCCGGATCATCAAAGTTCTGAAAGCCCTCAACTCCAGCCAACGTCCCTGGCAGATCAGCGTCGCTTTGGTCTTGGGCGCGGTGGCAGGCCTGACGCCTTTACTCAGCCTGCACAACCTCGTTGTCCTGCTGCTGGCTTTCTTCATCAACATCAATTTCAGCATGTTCCTGCTGAGCCTCGCCGGCTGCACGCTGTTTGCCTTTGCGCTCGACCCCCTGTTCCATCAAATCGGTTACGGCCTGTTGACGGCAGAAGGATTGCAGGGATTCTGGACCCAGTTTTTCAGTTGTCCCGTATTCCTGCTGGGCAACCTGAACAACACCCTCGTCATGGGCAGCCTGGTGGTCTCGCTGGGGCTCGGCATCCCGCTGATCTTCGTCCTGAATAAAATGGTGGTCAAATACCGGCTGGCCTTCAATGGGCTCATCGACCGCATTCCTTTTCTGAAATTTCTCAAGATCCCCGACACCGTGGAGTCTGCCGCATGA
- a CDS encoding AAA family ATPase: MIRLQKIHIHEFRGIRDLTLEINGDNFAICGPNGTGKSGVVDAIEFAITGNISRLSGRGTGGLSVKEHGPHVDSRAKLAQAFVTLTFNIPSLKKEATIHRTVKSPNKPTITPDELEIRAALGHVEEHPEFVLSRRELIRYVLAEPGERAKEVQALLRLEKLETLRTTLQKIYKAYERDIKPLENSKQRSRDDLLKALGIAKWAPPTILEEVNKRRAILSLPEITEFKKDTSFKDGLTTVSSSKTVSRVPKAQALKDIESLKGLLEGSKAQAFQDSCASVLTDLSELNADADSLESLSHENLLQTALKLFDNEHCPVCDTEWEPEEFKKVVAQKLKLLATVKQKKEALEKKIEPIAAALETLSASLATTGKYSPALPKPLDVQALKTKETALSEAAKQLRKLLPLSETIKVLEGDITDFKTVEPVIEELEKAVTAIPDPSQQDAARDYLVAAHERLETYFEASRQLESCTISAAHSKKVFEKYGEVITQELNTIYKDVEKAFRNLYRMINHDDEGAFEALLTPSMGKLGFDVDFYGRGFFPPGAYHSEGHQDGMGLCLYLALMEHLLDNNFTFAVLDDVLMSVDSGHRREVCDLLKQKFPDTQFLFTTHDDIWLRHMRTAGLIKNKGFVHFRTWSVDLGPTEWDDRDIWQEIDSHLSSNDVRSAAGLLRHYLEYLSKELCHRLRAPVVFRGDAQFNLGDLLPPGVKRLRDLIKDGKKAAESWRQDDNKAKIEAMQEALNKAVKDSEVEQWQINAAVHYNEWASLQKNDFEPVVENFKHLTGLLECEKCSELFYVTPERGNKESLRCSCGDTHINLVSE; encoded by the coding sequence ATGATACGGTTGCAAAAAATTCATATCCATGAATTCCGCGGTATACGCGACCTAACCTTGGAGATCAATGGGGACAATTTCGCTATATGCGGCCCCAATGGAACCGGGAAAAGTGGCGTTGTTGATGCTATAGAATTTGCGATTACCGGGAATATCTCGCGTTTATCCGGGCGTGGCACAGGCGGGCTATCGGTAAAAGAGCATGGGCCTCATGTTGATAGCCGGGCTAAATTAGCACAAGCCTTTGTCACACTGACATTCAATATTCCTTCGCTTAAGAAAGAAGCGACCATACATAGAACCGTCAAGTCACCAAACAAGCCGACGATTACGCCCGATGAACTCGAAATAAGGGCTGCTTTAGGGCATGTGGAAGAACATCCAGAATTCGTATTATCCCGTCGCGAGTTAATTCGCTATGTCTTGGCGGAGCCGGGTGAAAGAGCCAAAGAAGTCCAGGCTCTATTGCGTCTGGAAAAGCTTGAGACTCTGCGCACCACTTTGCAGAAAATATACAAAGCCTATGAGCGCGACATCAAACCACTTGAAAATAGCAAACAAAGGTCTAGGGACGACCTTTTGAAAGCACTTGGTATTGCAAAGTGGGCACCGCCGACCATTTTAGAGGAGGTAAATAAGCGCCGCGCAATTTTATCATTGCCGGAAATCACAGAATTTAAAAAGGATACTTCATTCAAGGACGGATTGACAACCGTTTCCAGTTCCAAAACGGTTAGCCGGGTACCTAAAGCGCAAGCGCTTAAGGATATAGAAAGCCTTAAAGGGCTATTGGAAGGAAGCAAAGCACAAGCATTCCAGGATTCCTGTGCTTCCGTTTTGACGGATTTATCAGAGTTAAACGCGGATGCGGATAGCCTTGAAAGTCTTTCACATGAAAACCTGTTGCAAACAGCTCTTAAGCTATTTGACAATGAACATTGCCCGGTCTGCGATACGGAGTGGGAGCCAGAAGAATTTAAAAAAGTGGTGGCCCAAAAGCTTAAACTTCTTGCGACCGTCAAGCAAAAGAAAGAGGCTCTTGAAAAGAAGATTGAGCCAATCGCCGCTGCCCTAGAAACATTGTCTGCGTCGTTGGCAACGACGGGAAAGTATAGCCCGGCGCTTCCGAAGCCGTTAGATGTGCAGGCCCTCAAGACTAAAGAAACCGCTTTATCAGAAGCCGCAAAACAGCTTAGAAAGCTGCTGCCATTATCGGAAACCATCAAGGTATTGGAAGGTGACATTACCGACTTCAAAACAGTTGAGCCGGTCATTGAAGAATTGGAAAAGGCGGTAACGGCTATTCCCGATCCTTCGCAGCAAGATGCGGCCAGGGATTACCTTGTCGCCGCTCACGAACGCCTTGAAACATACTTTGAAGCTTCACGCCAGCTAGAATCCTGTACGATTTCCGCAGCCCATTCCAAGAAGGTTTTTGAAAAATACGGGGAAGTGATTACCCAAGAATTGAACACCATATACAAGGATGTTGAGAAGGCGTTTAGAAACCTTTACCGTATGATAAACCATGATGATGAAGGCGCATTTGAGGCCCTGCTTACGCCTTCTATGGGTAAGCTAGGCTTTGATGTTGATTTTTACGGGCGCGGCTTTTTCCCACCTGGAGCATACCATAGCGAAGGCCACCAAGACGGCATGGGACTTTGCTTGTATCTTGCTTTAATGGAGCATCTTCTTGATAACAATTTCACCTTCGCTGTGTTGGACGATGTTCTTATGTCCGTGGATTCAGGGCACCGGCGCGAAGTTTGCGACTTATTGAAACAAAAATTTCCCGATACTCAATTTCTCTTTACCACGCATGACGACATTTGGCTCCGCCATATGCGGACGGCGGGTCTGATAAAAAACAAGGGCTTTGTCCATTTCAGAACATGGAGCGTCGATCTTGGCCCGACCGAATGGGACGACCGCGATATTTGGCAAGAGATAGACAGTCATCTTTCCAGCAATGATGTTAGGTCTGCGGCGGGCCTTTTAAGGCACTATCTGGAATACTTATCAAAAGAATTATGCCACCGCTTAAGAGCGCCGGTCGTATTTCGCGGGGACGCTCAATTCAATTTAGGGGATCTCTTGCCGCCGGGCGTTAAACGGTTGCGGGATTTGATAAAGGATGGGAAAAAGGCGGCGGAATCTTGGAGGCAGGATGATAACAAAGCCAAGATTGAGGCTATGCAGGAGGCTTTGAACAAAGCGGTAAAGGATTCCGAAGTAGAGCAATGGCAAATAAACGCGGCGGTGCATTACAACGAATGGGCATCTTTGCAGAAAAATGATTTCGAGCCAGTAGTCGAAAACTTCAAGCACCTTACTGGCTTGCTTGAATGCGAAAAATGCAGCGAGCTATTTTATGTGACCCCTGAACGCGGAAATAAAGAATCCCTTAGGTGTAGCTGTGGGGATACGCATATTAATTTAGTTTCTGAGTAA
- a CDS encoding cation:proton antiporter produces the protein MDFTLQKLVGVIILGVSMHWLAWRVRIPSIVLFFGAGILIGPALGMVDPTQDFGPLLQALIKLAIAIILFEGGLNLRFHELRQSGRAVKQIIGFGLPLAWGFGFLACYWVAGLSAPVSLLLSAILVVTGPTVILPLVRHAKLSSRTASVLKWEGIINDPIGVLLAVLVAEIITHDATQTTETILWHFGMAFAGAVALGIAGGLLLKFIFEKGHTPEFLKIPMVLCMVISLYGIGNLLEEEIGLLAVTVLGITMGNIRMLIFYELRKFKENITTLLVSTVFILLTADLKTEHFQNLDWRALGFVLCILFLVRPLAVWLATLGSGLKSNEKLLLGWIAPRGIVAASVAGLFAPRLIERGYEDAVYLLPLVFGVILSTVVLHGLSLEWLARKLALSSDKKEGVVIVGANPWTTELASVLRELDLPVVLVDGTWHRLKDARLRGLPIHFGEILSETSEQNMELAEMGYLLAASENDAYNALVCNAFIHHFGRDRVYQLPFHPKKVDEEKGVHSAHLGRIAFGEEARFEVLMDRFYQGWTFQKSKLTEEHDFEAFTQKLNAPYYLIGLFKKGKLAFGAEHFPGAPGPGDRIIAFVKPEATPPKKKNGDTTQGSLDAP, from the coding sequence TTGGACTTCACACTGCAAAAACTGGTCGGCGTCATCATCCTGGGCGTCAGCATGCACTGGCTGGCGTGGCGGGTGCGCATTCCCTCCATCGTGCTGTTCTTTGGCGCGGGGATTCTGATCGGCCCGGCCCTGGGCATGGTGGACCCGACGCAAGATTTCGGCCCGCTGTTGCAGGCACTCATCAAGCTGGCCATCGCCATCATCCTGTTTGAAGGCGGGCTGAACCTCCGGTTCCACGAACTGCGTCAGTCCGGCCGCGCCGTGAAACAGATCATCGGCTTCGGCCTGCCCCTGGCGTGGGGTTTCGGATTCCTGGCCTGCTACTGGGTTGCGGGGTTGTCGGCGCCGGTCTCGCTGTTGCTGTCGGCGATCCTCGTGGTGACGGGGCCGACGGTCATCCTGCCCTTGGTGCGCCACGCCAAATTGTCCTCCCGCACCGCTTCGGTGCTGAAGTGGGAAGGCATCATCAACGATCCCATCGGCGTGTTGCTGGCGGTGCTGGTGGCGGAGATCATCACCCACGACGCGACGCAGACCACGGAGACCATCCTCTGGCATTTCGGCATGGCCTTCGCCGGCGCGGTGGCGCTGGGCATTGCGGGCGGCCTGCTCCTCAAATTCATTTTCGAAAAAGGCCACACCCCCGAGTTTCTGAAAATCCCGATGGTGCTGTGCATGGTCATTTCCCTGTACGGCATCGGCAACCTGCTGGAAGAGGAGATCGGACTGCTGGCGGTGACGGTGCTGGGCATCACCATGGGCAACATCCGCATGCTCATTTTTTACGAGCTGCGCAAGTTCAAGGAAAACATCACCACGCTGCTGGTCTCGACCGTCTTCATCCTGTTGACCGCCGACTTGAAAACGGAACACTTTCAAAACCTCGACTGGCGGGCGCTGGGCTTCGTCCTCTGCATCCTGTTCCTGGTGCGGCCGCTGGCGGTGTGGCTGGCCACCCTGGGCTCCGGCTTGAAGTCCAATGAAAAACTGCTGCTCGGATGGATCGCGCCGCGCGGTATCGTGGCCGCCTCGGTCGCCGGGTTGTTCGCACCGCGCCTGATCGAACGGGGTTATGAAGACGCGGTGTACCTGCTGCCGCTGGTCTTCGGTGTGATCCTTTCCACCGTGGTGCTGCACGGCCTGTCATTGGAATGGCTGGCGCGCAAACTGGCGTTGTCTTCCGACAAAAAAGAGGGCGTGGTCATCGTCGGCGCCAATCCCTGGACGACGGAGCTGGCGTCGGTGTTGCGCGAACTCGATCTGCCGGTGGTGCTGGTGGACGGCACCTGGCACCGGCTCAAGGACGCCCGGTTGCGCGGACTGCCCATTCATTTCGGCGAGATTTTATCCGAGACCAGCGAGCAGAACATGGAACTGGCGGAGATGGGTTACCTGCTGGCCGCCTCGGAAAACGACGCCTACAACGCGCTCGTGTGCAACGCGTTCATCCACCACTTCGGCCGCGACCGCGTGTATCAGTTGCCCTTCCATCCCAAGAAGGTGGATGAAGAAAAAGGCGTGCACAGTGCGCACCTGGGCCGCATCGCGTTCGGCGAGGAAGCCCGGTTTGAAGTGTTGATGGACCGCTTCTACCAGGGGTGGACCTTCCAGAAATCGAAGCTGACCGAAGAGCACGACTTCGAAGCATTCACCCAAAAACTGAACGCCCCCTATTACCTGATCGGTTTGTTCAAAAAAGGGAAGCTGGCTTTCGGAGCCGAGCATTTCCCCGGCGCACCGGGGCCGGGGGACCGGATCATCGCCTTCGTCAAGCCCGAGGCCACACCTCCTAAAAAGAAGAACGGGGACACAACGCAAGGAAGCCTTGACGCACCCTGA